The Malus sylvestris chromosome 12, drMalSylv7.2, whole genome shotgun sequence genome contains a region encoding:
- the LOC126591922 gene encoding uncharacterized protein LOC126591922 isoform X2 encodes MSRLRWRHGLMEVVNQADKIQKENSTYVASNAHGEKYRKPKPTNLMPFRFRTDKRGMFKEATLEKKAHAPLKEITLVRTPGAKSTSKHQNVIQVYLGATSALCVV; translated from the exons ATGTCTAGGCTTAGGTGGAGACATGGACTTATGGAAGTG GTCAATCAAGCAGATAAGATTCAGAAAGAAAACTCCACATATGTTGCCAGCAATGCTCATGGGGAGAAGTATAGGAAACCAAAGCCTACAAATCTGATGCCTTTTAGGTTTAGAACTGAT aaaagagGGATGTTTAAGGAAGCAACTTTGGAGAAAAAAGCTCATGCACCACTAAAGGAGATCACATTAGTCAGGACTCCAGGGGCAAAGTCAACAAGCAAACATCAGAATGTGATACAGGTATACTTGGGAGCTACAAGTGCTTTGTGTGTGGTTTGA
- the LOC126591926 gene encoding dolichyl-diphosphooligosaccharide--protein glycosyltransferase subunit 4A, with amino-acid sequence MMDDQDLGFFANFLGIFIFVLVIAYHYVMADPKYEGN; translated from the coding sequence ATGATGGATGATCAGGACCTGGGCTTCTTTGCCAATTTTCTCGGCATCTTCATATTTGTACTGGTAATAGCGTATCATTATGTGATGGCCGACCCAAAATATGAAGGCAACTAA
- the LOC126592239 gene encoding uncharacterized protein LOC126592239, with product MRSCWHVIFATAQVLLSSVLTLWLVEPKNFTVEVAVVAVALSAFVVALPESTHLMSKRIAFGQFVNVYVGAVIHGAQTGVVMHPLGVASSTVLGAFASVVAMLFPYPWLSYYEVSKSWRMYAGNASQRLARFVEAISSRDKSGALELLSRGQSLSKEAAKLLQSISNNLETMVWERPHIKFLEPNYLDLGERLQEIEVPLRGMEIALSSCSSHPVNLIDEELRRNLQSSEVEVSLRLLQAKYSLPSDATLAPESYRDIFDKPLWAGKPTTNNRENLPAFFFLYCMELLLENQPIARNPGNTRKPNQEPSDLQNQRRWNFKSEVADKVHTSDSEEKHEPNGSLFD from the exons ATGAGAAGCTGTTGGCATGTGATCTTTGCCACGGCACAGGTACTTTTGTCTTCTGTGCTGACCCTTTGGCTGGTGGAGCCTAAAAACTTCACGGTGGAGGTAGCGGTGGTGGCTGTTGCTCTGAGTGCTTTTGTGGTGGCATTGCCGGAGTCCACGCACTTGATGTCGAAGAGAATTGCGTTTGGGCAGTttgtgaatgtttatgttggcGCTGTGATTCATGGGGCACAAACTGGAGTTGTCATGCATCCACTTGGTGTTGCATCAAGCACTGTCCTTGGAGCTTTCGCTTCTGTTGTTGCTATGTTGTTTCCTTATCCTTGGCTATCTTACTATGAG GTCAGTAAATCGTGGCGCATGTATGCCGGAAATGCTTCTCAGAGGTTAGCTCGCTTCGTTGAGGCCATCTCTTCCCGAGACAAGAGTGGAGCACTCGAACTCCTCTCTCGAGGACAATCTCTCTCTAAAGAAGCAGCTAAGCTTCTTCAAAGCATCAGTAATAATCTG GAAACCATGGTGTGGGAGAGACCACATATCAAATTTCTGGAACCAAATTATCTGGACTTAGGTGAAAGGTTGcaagaaattgaggttccactgAGGGGGATGGAAATAGCTTTATCTAGTTGCTCTTCACATCCTGTAAACCTAATTGATGAAGAGCTAAGACGCAATTTACAAAGTTCAGAAGTAGAGGTTAGCCTAAGGCTTCTGCAAGCTAAGTACTCTTTGCCTTCCGATGCAACATTGGCTCCGGAGTCATACAGAGATATCTTCGACAAGCCACTTTGGGCCGGAAAACCCACCACCAATAACCGTGAGAATCTTCcggctttcttcttcttgtacTGCATGGAACTCCTCCTAGAAAACCAACCCATTGCCCGGAATCCTGGAAACACTAGGAAACCTAACCAAGAACCAAGTGATTTGCAAAATCAACGGCGGTGGAACTtcaaaagt GAAGTGGCTGACAAGGTACATACTAGTGACAGTGAAGAGAAACACGAGCCAAATGGTTCTTTGTTTGACTAG